In Arthrobacter sp. SLBN-83, one DNA window encodes the following:
- a CDS encoding ubiquitin-like protein Pup produces MAGQEQQQPQSRDSQVDEDIPEAPPAPPEAQASASTEGVDDLLDEIDGVLESNAEEFVRAFVQKGGQ; encoded by the coding sequence ATGGCAGGCCAGGAGCAGCAACAGCCGCAGTCACGCGACAGCCAGGTCGACGAAGACATCCCCGAGGCACCCCCGGCACCGCCTGAGGCGCAGGCTTCGGCATCAACCGAAGGCGTGGACGATCTGCTTGACGAAATCGACGGCGTCCTGGAATCCAACGCTGAGGAGTTCGTCCGGGCATTCGTCCAAAAGGGCGGCCAGTAA
- the dop gene encoding depupylase/deamidase Dop — protein sequence MTGAQGSAGGEALPAGGAMRVMGAETEYGIHAPSAPSANATMMSARVVQAYAQVTRQRAAGGAETRWDYTDEEPLHDARGWTVDRGAAHPTQLTDQPPVLDAEAVALAYGREELELDGQDESGTLLMNMVLGNGARLYVDHAHPEYSSPEVTNPRDAVTWDAAGDLVGLAAVRRLAADPALPPVNLYKNNTDNKSVSYGSHENYLMPRSVPFGDIVRGLTPFFVSRQVVCGAGRLGLGQDSSIPGFQISQRADFFEAEVGLETTIRRPIINTRDEPHSTADKYRRLHVIIGDANLSQVSNYLKFGTTAMVLSLIEAGLAPKIEVYEPVAALKTVSHDTSLTAKLRLLDGRRVTALDLQWMYHEAAAKLAQDTGVGDAVDGDGHTHEVLERWASVLTQLDSDRAAAATSVEWLAKLSLLDGYRQRDGLEWSDARLGLVDLQWADIRPEKGLYYRLLSRNRMQRVVDDAAIAAAVAEPPADTRAFFRGKCISSFGKDVVGASWDSVIFDVPGYGRLQRVPTREPLRGTKALTGALFQRYREAGPFLGELLGHNSTPPAA from the coding sequence ATGACGGGTGCACAGGGATCTGCCGGCGGGGAGGCCCTCCCCGCCGGCGGGGCCATGCGCGTCATGGGAGCGGAGACCGAATACGGGATCCACGCTCCTTCCGCACCTTCCGCCAACGCCACCATGATGAGCGCCAGGGTGGTGCAGGCCTATGCCCAGGTCACCCGGCAACGCGCTGCGGGCGGAGCCGAAACCCGCTGGGACTACACCGACGAAGAGCCGCTGCATGATGCCCGCGGCTGGACAGTGGACAGGGGGGCCGCACATCCCACCCAGCTGACCGACCAGCCGCCGGTGCTTGACGCCGAAGCGGTGGCCCTGGCGTACGGCCGCGAGGAACTTGAGCTCGACGGCCAGGACGAGTCCGGGACCCTGCTGATGAACATGGTCCTGGGCAACGGGGCCCGGCTGTACGTGGACCACGCACACCCTGAGTACTCAAGCCCCGAAGTCACCAATCCGCGCGACGCCGTGACCTGGGACGCCGCCGGTGACCTGGTGGGCCTTGCCGCCGTCCGCCGGCTGGCCGCGGACCCTGCGCTCCCACCGGTCAACCTGTACAAGAACAACACGGACAACAAGTCCGTATCCTACGGTTCGCACGAGAACTACCTCATGCCAAGGTCGGTGCCATTCGGGGATATCGTGCGGGGGCTGACGCCGTTTTTCGTGAGCCGGCAGGTGGTTTGTGGTGCCGGCCGGCTGGGACTCGGCCAGGACAGCTCCATCCCCGGCTTCCAGATCAGCCAGCGGGCGGACTTCTTCGAAGCTGAAGTGGGCCTCGAAACCACCATCCGCAGGCCCATCATCAACACCAGGGATGAGCCGCACTCCACCGCGGACAAGTACCGGCGCCTGCACGTGATTATCGGGGACGCCAACCTCAGCCAGGTGTCCAACTACCTCAAGTTCGGGACAACGGCGATGGTCCTCAGCCTCATTGAAGCGGGGCTTGCGCCCAAGATCGAGGTCTATGAGCCCGTCGCAGCGCTCAAGACTGTCAGTCATGACACCTCCCTGACCGCGAAGCTGCGCCTACTGGACGGGAGGCGCGTCACGGCCCTGGACCTCCAGTGGATGTACCACGAAGCTGCGGCCAAACTCGCGCAGGACACCGGTGTAGGTGACGCCGTGGACGGTGACGGACATACCCACGAGGTCCTGGAGCGGTGGGCGTCCGTCCTCACCCAGTTGGACAGTGACAGGGCGGCCGCCGCCACCTCTGTGGAATGGCTGGCCAAACTCTCCCTGCTGGATGGCTACCGCCAGCGCGACGGACTGGAGTGGAGCGACGCGCGGCTGGGCCTGGTGGATCTCCAGTGGGCGGACATCAGGCCTGAGAAGGGCCTTTACTACCGCCTGCTGTCCAGGAACAGGATGCAGCGCGTGGTGGATGATGCCGCAATCGCCGCCGCTGTAGCGGAGCCACCGGCAGATACCCGTGCCTTCTTCCGGGGCAAGTGCATCAGCAGCTTTGGCAAGGATGTGGTGGGGGCAAGCTGGGACTCTGTCATCTTTGACGTGCCGGGTTACGGAAGGCTTCAGCGGGTGCCCACCCGGGAGCCCCTGAGGGGAACCAAAGCCCTGACCGGAGCGTTGTTCCAGCGCTATCGGGAAGCGGGACCATTCCTCGGAGAACTGCTGGGACACAACAGCACTCCGCCTGCGGCGTAA
- the arc gene encoding proteasome ATPase codes for METPNTDSGRTPAEQSAANDLSVADRQVNILRDKLRHIDRQLAAATQNNSKLVSMLETAKAEILRLKNALDQEGQPPYSFGTILQINPKRQPAPGNSGQAATEESVDIFNAGRKMRVGISPLVNINQLAVGQEVLLNEALLIVAGLGYERAGELATLKEMLGRDRALVVGRADEERVVRLSGALLSEKLRVGDALSVDSRTGYALEKVPRSEVENLVLEEVPDITYEDIGGLGPQIEQIRDAVELPFLHPDLYREHGLKAPKGILLYGPPGCGKTLIAKAVANSLAARAAERSGNVDLKSYFLNIKGPELLDKYVGETERHIRLIFSRAREKASDGSPVVVFFDEMDSLFRTRGTGISSDVETTIVPQLLSEIDGVERLDNVIVIGASNREDMIDPAILRPGRLDVKVKIQRPDAEAAADIFNKYITTDLPFHESDLAEHNGDIQATVDAMVQRTVEAMYSTDKSNEFLEVTYANGDTEMLYFKDFNSGAVVQNVVDRAKKYAIKDLLTTHQKGLRIEHLLRAVVDEFREHEDMPNTTNPDDWARISGKKGERITYIRTIVQGKAGQEPGKSIETMPTTGQYL; via the coding sequence ATGGAGACACCAAACACGGACTCCGGACGTACACCGGCAGAGCAGTCTGCCGCCAACGACCTCTCGGTTGCTGACCGCCAGGTCAACATACTTCGGGACAAGCTCAGGCATATCGACCGCCAGCTGGCAGCAGCCACGCAGAACAACTCCAAGCTGGTCAGCATGCTTGAGACGGCGAAGGCAGAGATCCTCCGGCTGAAAAACGCCCTGGACCAGGAAGGGCAGCCGCCCTACAGCTTCGGCACCATCCTCCAGATCAACCCAAAGCGGCAACCCGCTCCGGGCAACAGCGGCCAGGCGGCCACTGAAGAATCGGTGGACATCTTCAACGCCGGGCGGAAGATGCGGGTAGGCATCAGCCCGCTGGTGAACATCAACCAGCTTGCAGTTGGGCAGGAAGTGCTCCTGAACGAGGCCCTCCTGATCGTGGCGGGACTGGGCTACGAGCGCGCCGGGGAGCTTGCCACCCTGAAGGAAATGCTGGGACGCGACCGGGCCCTGGTGGTTGGCCGCGCGGATGAAGAACGCGTCGTCCGGCTTTCCGGCGCCCTCCTCTCCGAGAAACTCAGGGTAGGGGACGCCCTCTCCGTTGACTCCCGGACCGGCTACGCCCTGGAAAAGGTGCCGCGCTCCGAGGTGGAGAACCTGGTCCTTGAGGAAGTTCCGGACATCACCTACGAGGACATCGGCGGCCTTGGCCCGCAGATCGAACAGATCCGCGACGCCGTCGAACTGCCGTTCCTGCACCCGGACCTTTACCGGGAACATGGCCTGAAGGCTCCCAAGGGCATCCTCCTGTACGGCCCTCCCGGCTGCGGCAAGACCCTGATCGCCAAGGCCGTGGCCAACTCGCTCGCCGCCCGCGCCGCGGAACGGTCCGGAAATGTTGACTTGAAGAGCTACTTCCTCAACATCAAGGGGCCTGAGCTCCTGGACAAATACGTGGGTGAAACAGAGCGGCACATCCGCCTGATCTTCTCCCGCGCCCGGGAAAAGGCCTCGGACGGCAGCCCGGTCGTGGTGTTCTTCGACGAGATGGACTCACTGTTCCGCACCCGCGGCACCGGCATCTCGTCCGACGTCGAGACCACCATCGTGCCGCAGCTCCTCAGCGAGATTGACGGCGTGGAGCGCCTCGACAACGTCATCGTCATCGGCGCGTCCAACCGCGAAGACATGATCGACCCCGCCATCCTCCGGCCCGGCCGGTTGGACGTCAAGGTCAAGATCCAGCGGCCCGACGCCGAGGCTGCTGCAGACATTTTCAACAAATACATCACCACGGACCTGCCGTTCCACGAGTCCGACCTGGCCGAACACAACGGGGACATCCAGGCCACCGTTGACGCCATGGTCCAGCGCACGGTGGAAGCGATGTACTCCACAGACAAGTCCAACGAGTTCCTGGAGGTCACCTACGCCAACGGTGATACCGAGATGCTGTACTTCAAGGACTTCAACTCCGGGGCAGTGGTGCAGAATGTGGTGGACCGGGCCAAGAAGTACGCCATCAAGGACCTGCTGACCACGCACCAGAAGGGGCTCCGGATCGAGCACCTGCTGCGCGCCGTGGTGGACGAGTTCCGCGAACACGAGGACATGCCCAACACCACCAATCCGGACGACTGGGCACGGATCTCCGGGAAGAAGGGCGAACGGATCACCTACATCCGCACCATCGTCCAAGGCAAGGCCGGCCAGGAGCCGGGTAAGTCCATCGAGACCATGCCGACCACAGGACAGTATCTATGA
- a CDS encoding tRNA (adenine-N1)-methyltransferase, which yields MSSETAVNDANGAAQSGAAASGSQPVGAARRRGPFREGERVQLTDERGRMNTITLERGGAFHTHRGFLNHDEIIGKVDGSVVVNNVGQQYQTLRPLLSDFVLSMPRGAAVVYPKDAGQIVTMADIFPGARVVEAGVGSGALSISLLRAVGDNGYLHSFERRQEFADIARGNVETIFGGPHPAWQISLGDFQEEVVKAEEPGSVDRVVLDMLAPWECLDAVATVLAPGGVWINYVATVTQLSRTAEAIRADGRFTEPDAWESMVRGWHLEGLAVRPDHRMVAHTGFLLVTRRLADGVTGISVKRRPSKTEFNEEDVNAWTPGAVGERAVSDKKLRRAARDAIAGTNVVDTPEVTN from the coding sequence ATGAGCAGCGAAACTGCCGTCAACGACGCCAACGGAGCAGCACAATCCGGTGCTGCCGCCAGCGGCTCGCAGCCGGTGGGAGCTGCCCGTCGCCGCGGACCCTTCCGCGAAGGCGAACGCGTCCAACTCACTGATGAGCGGGGCCGCATGAACACCATCACGCTGGAACGCGGCGGCGCATTCCACACCCACCGCGGGTTCCTGAACCACGACGAAATTATCGGCAAGGTTGACGGCTCCGTAGTGGTGAACAACGTGGGCCAGCAGTACCAGACCCTCCGCCCCCTGCTCTCCGACTTCGTCCTCTCCATGCCGCGCGGCGCCGCCGTCGTCTATCCCAAGGACGCCGGCCAGATCGTCACCATGGCTGACATCTTCCCCGGGGCACGCGTGGTGGAGGCCGGCGTCGGTTCCGGCGCCCTCTCCATCTCCCTGCTCCGCGCCGTGGGCGACAACGGCTACCTGCACTCTTTCGAGCGGCGCCAGGAATTCGCGGACATTGCCCGCGGAAACGTGGAGACCATCTTCGGCGGCCCGCACCCCGCCTGGCAGATCTCACTGGGTGATTTCCAGGAGGAAGTGGTCAAAGCCGAGGAACCCGGTTCCGTGGACCGCGTTGTCCTGGACATGCTCGCTCCCTGGGAATGCCTCGACGCCGTCGCTACCGTCCTTGCCCCCGGCGGCGTGTGGATCAACTACGTTGCCACCGTTACCCAGCTCTCCCGCACCGCGGAAGCCATCCGCGCGGACGGCCGCTTCACCGAACCTGACGCCTGGGAGTCAATGGTCCGCGGCTGGCACCTGGAAGGTCTTGCCGTCCGTCCCGACCACCGCATGGTGGCCCACACCGGGTTCCTGCTGGTTACGCGGCGGCTGGCCGATGGCGTCACCGGCATTTCGGTCAAGCGCCGCCCGTCCAAGACCGAGTTCAACGAAGAGGACGTCAACGCCTGGACCCCGGGTGCCGTGGGGGAGCGGGCCGTATCGGACAAGAAGCTCCGCCGCGCCGCCCGTGACGCCATCGCAGGGACCAATGTCGTCGACACGCCCGAGGTCACGAACTAG
- a CDS encoding site-2 protease family protein produces MHVADPGAGQGTNPVRREGIPLGRIAGVPVVLAYSWFVIAAFTVIVYGPVLARNNPMLGVSAYVVAFAYAVLLLISVLVHELAHALTAKIYGWPTQKIVLNLWGGHTQFESFTSSPGRSVLVALAGPAANFVLAGGAWLLLGTDSLGSVAEILTNIFMWANFLIGVFNVLPGLPLDGGRLVESIVWKATGSQAKGTVAAGWGGRIIVLAIAYWFLLRPFLAGENPDFSLLMITILVGGFLWMGASASIQQGTLRGRLPLVSAAALSTPAAGMPATGTVRDALRLGAAGTKSVVVCGPDGRPQGVVDPDALASVPASAADTTPITAVSFPLAAGAYVPEWSKGQELIQFLSQVEGRHYAVVDHNGTVTGLMTQEAVLAAITGKRPRNDRHPQGQNR; encoded by the coding sequence ATGCACGTGGCTGATCCGGGCGCCGGCCAAGGCACCAACCCGGTACGCCGCGAAGGGATCCCGCTGGGACGCATCGCCGGCGTCCCTGTCGTCCTTGCGTACTCGTGGTTCGTGATCGCGGCGTTCACCGTGATCGTCTATGGTCCTGTGTTGGCCAGGAACAACCCCATGCTGGGCGTGAGCGCCTACGTCGTGGCCTTCGCGTACGCCGTCCTGCTTCTGATCTCGGTGCTCGTCCACGAACTCGCCCATGCCCTGACGGCGAAGATCTACGGCTGGCCCACGCAAAAGATCGTCCTTAACCTATGGGGCGGCCACACCCAGTTCGAAAGCTTCACATCGTCCCCGGGCCGGTCAGTGCTGGTGGCGCTGGCGGGGCCGGCTGCCAACTTCGTCCTGGCGGGCGGAGCTTGGCTGCTGCTTGGCACGGACAGCCTGGGAAGCGTTGCGGAAATCCTGACGAACATCTTCATGTGGGCGAACTTCCTGATCGGCGTCTTCAACGTCCTGCCGGGCCTGCCACTGGACGGCGGCCGGCTGGTCGAGTCCATCGTCTGGAAGGCAACCGGCAGCCAGGCCAAAGGAACCGTGGCGGCCGGCTGGGGCGGCCGGATCATCGTCCTGGCCATTGCCTACTGGTTCCTCCTTCGTCCGTTCCTCGCCGGAGAGAACCCGGACTTCAGCCTCCTCATGATCACCATCCTGGTGGGCGGGTTCCTCTGGATGGGGGCGTCGGCGTCCATCCAGCAAGGCACGCTGCGCGGCCGGCTCCCGCTGGTCAGTGCCGCGGCGTTGTCGACGCCGGCCGCCGGAATGCCTGCCACCGGCACCGTGCGGGATGCCCTTCGCTTGGGGGCGGCAGGAACAAAGTCCGTAGTGGTCTGTGGACCCGATGGCAGGCCCCAGGGCGTGGTGGACCCGGACGCACTGGCGTCAGTGCCCGCTTCTGCCGCTGACACCACCCCCATCACGGCGGTTTCATTTCCACTGGCTGCCGGCGCCTACGTCCCCGAATGGTCCAAAGGGCAGGAGCTGATCCAGTTCCTTTCACAGGTTGAGGGACGCCACTATGCAGTGGTGGACCACAACGGCACCGTCACCGGGCTGATGACCCAGGAGGCGGTCCTGGCGGCCATCACCGGCAAGCGCCCGCGCAACGATAGGCACCCGCAGGGCCAGAACCGGTAG
- a CDS encoding HAD family hydrolase — protein MGFPAAGSPLKAVLWDMDGTIVDTEPYWIAAEHALVEAHGGTWSHDQAVQLVGQSLTFSAGLLQEAGVELEIREIIDTLTAQVVRSVQQQVPWRPGARELLEELHLAGVRCALVTMSEGPLAREVVASLPRPYFEVLVTGDTVSQGKPHPEAYLTAVELLQENDPHLGIHHCVALEDSVPGVAAAVASGVATVAVPHIVPLPDDGSFALWDTLAGRSLGELEALLLQADPTGAAAASAGDARG, from the coding sequence ATGGGATTTCCTGCAGCCGGTTCACCGCTCAAAGCCGTCCTTTGGGACATGGACGGCACCATTGTGGACACCGAGCCATACTGGATTGCCGCGGAACATGCGCTGGTGGAGGCCCACGGCGGAACGTGGAGCCACGACCAGGCAGTGCAGCTGGTTGGCCAGTCGCTGACCTTTTCCGCGGGCCTGCTCCAGGAGGCCGGCGTCGAGCTCGAAATCCGGGAAATCATCGACACCCTTACCGCGCAGGTGGTCAGGAGTGTCCAGCAGCAGGTGCCCTGGCGGCCGGGTGCCCGTGAGCTCCTTGAGGAACTGCACCTGGCCGGCGTCCGCTGCGCCCTGGTCACCATGTCCGAGGGCCCGCTGGCCCGCGAAGTGGTGGCAAGCCTTCCCCGGCCCTACTTCGAGGTGCTGGTCACCGGCGATACCGTGAGCCAGGGCAAGCCGCACCCGGAGGCATACCTGACCGCCGTGGAACTGCTTCAGGAGAACGACCCCCATCTCGGCATCCACCACTGCGTCGCCCTTGAGGACTCCGTGCCGGGCGTGGCCGCGGCCGTAGCCTCCGGCGTCGCCACCGTGGCCGTGCCCCACATTGTGCCGCTGCCGGACGACGGCAGCTTCGCCCTCTGGGACACCCTCGCGGGCCGCAGCCTTGGCGAACTGGAAGCCCTCCTGCTGCAGGCCGACCCAACCGGAGCGGCCGCCGCTTCAGCGGGTGATGCACGTGGCTGA
- a CDS encoding PAC2 family protein yields MNSFEGDTAEQGAGPEPERFLQPVADGQRVTVMLAAFEGWNDAGEAASDSLRYLNKLWGGKKVASIDADEYYDFQFTRPTVRRNAAGERKIKWPSTRIYKAAAPNSNVDVIFVQGTEPSYKWRAYTAELLAHAEALNVDYVVLVGALLADVPHSRPIPVSTSSDDAPLRERMNLEASQYEGPVGIVGVLSEVALLAGIPAVSLWAAVPHYVAQAPSPKAQLALLHRIEELLQVPLDTHELAEEADAWERGVDELATEDPEIAAYVRQLEEAKDTADLPEASGESIAREFERYLKRRGQDRP; encoded by the coding sequence ATGAATAGCTTCGAGGGAGACACCGCCGAACAGGGTGCCGGACCCGAGCCGGAACGGTTCCTGCAGCCAGTGGCTGACGGACAGCGCGTAACGGTGATGCTTGCCGCCTTTGAAGGGTGGAACGATGCCGGAGAAGCGGCCAGCGATTCGCTGCGCTACCTGAACAAGTTGTGGGGCGGCAAGAAGGTGGCATCCATCGATGCCGACGAGTATTACGACTTTCAGTTCACGCGCCCCACGGTCCGCAGGAACGCGGCCGGCGAACGCAAGATCAAATGGCCTTCCACCCGGATCTACAAGGCCGCAGCGCCCAACTCCAACGTGGACGTCATCTTCGTGCAGGGTACGGAACCGTCCTACAAATGGCGGGCCTACACGGCAGAGCTGCTGGCCCACGCGGAGGCGCTGAATGTGGACTACGTGGTGCTGGTCGGCGCACTGCTGGCCGATGTCCCGCACAGCCGCCCCATTCCAGTGAGCACGTCCTCCGACGACGCCCCACTGAGGGAGCGCATGAACCTGGAGGCCTCGCAGTACGAAGGTCCGGTAGGCATTGTGGGTGTCCTCTCCGAGGTGGCACTCCTGGCGGGTATCCCTGCGGTGTCCTTGTGGGCCGCCGTGCCGCACTATGTGGCGCAGGCTCCCTCCCCCAAGGCGCAGCTGGCCCTCCTGCACCGCATTGAGGAACTGCTGCAGGTTCCCCTTGACACCCACGAGCTGGCCGAGGAGGCCGACGCCTGGGAACGCGGCGTGGACGAGCTGGCTACCGAGGACCCGGAGATTGCCGCCTACGTCCGGCAGTTGGAGGAAGCCAAGGACACCGCTGACCTCCCCGAGGCCAGCGGCGAATCCATCGCCCGGGAATTTGAGCGGTACCTGAAGCGGCGGGGCCAGGACCGGCCCTGA
- the mshC gene encoding cysteine--1-D-myo-inosityl 2-amino-2-deoxy-alpha-D-glucopyranoside ligase → MKSWTSRPVPALPGNMPAIRLFDTAVGREVALEQETRPSMYVCGITPYDATHMGHAASYVAFDLLNRAWRDAGSEVSYVQNVTDVDDPLLERATATGVDWRDLAAEQVELFQTDMEALNVLAPDHYVGAVESIGLIVPEVERLVSMGLAYTVPGTNGEPDGDVYYDVEAAGKQSTAPDAWVLGCISHLGESTMLELFAERGGDPGRAGKRQALDPLLWRVERPGEPSWPGGSLGAGRPGWHIECTVIAQKYLPSPFTVQGGGSDLIFPHHEMGAGHAYSLSGVPLARHYAHAGMVGLDGEKMSKSKGNLVLVSKLRAAGEDPAAIRLAILAHHYRSDWSWTDEGFAAAKADLAAWRTALDHAPAGSGEALLAEMRAALAADLNAPAAVAAISRWARSANDGGAAASAADSALAKDAVDALLGIRL, encoded by the coding sequence GTGAAATCCTGGACTTCCCGCCCCGTTCCTGCCCTGCCCGGAAACATGCCCGCCATCCGGCTGTTCGACACTGCGGTGGGCCGCGAAGTGGCGCTTGAGCAGGAGACCAGGCCCTCCATGTACGTCTGCGGCATCACCCCCTACGACGCAACCCACATGGGACATGCCGCCAGCTACGTTGCTTTTGACCTGCTCAACCGCGCCTGGCGAGATGCCGGCAGCGAGGTTTCCTACGTCCAGAACGTGACGGACGTGGACGATCCCCTGCTGGAACGTGCCACCGCCACCGGTGTCGACTGGCGTGACCTCGCGGCAGAACAGGTGGAACTCTTCCAGACCGACATGGAAGCGCTGAACGTCCTGGCGCCGGACCACTACGTTGGCGCGGTGGAATCCATCGGCCTGATCGTCCCAGAGGTGGAACGGCTCGTCAGTATGGGGCTGGCCTACACGGTGCCAGGTACCAACGGCGAGCCTGACGGGGATGTGTATTACGACGTCGAAGCCGCCGGCAAGCAGTCCACCGCGCCTGACGCCTGGGTACTGGGCTGCATTTCCCACCTGGGTGAAAGCACCATGCTGGAGCTCTTCGCCGAGCGGGGCGGGGACCCGGGCCGGGCGGGGAAGCGGCAGGCCCTTGACCCGCTGCTCTGGCGCGTGGAACGGCCGGGCGAACCCAGCTGGCCCGGTGGCAGCCTGGGCGCCGGAAGGCCGGGCTGGCACATCGAATGTACGGTCATCGCCCAGAAGTACCTGCCGTCGCCTTTCACCGTGCAGGGTGGTGGCTCGGACCTGATCTTCCCGCATCATGAGATGGGCGCCGGCCACGCATATTCGCTTTCCGGCGTGCCCCTCGCCCGGCACTACGCCCATGCAGGCATGGTGGGGCTCGACGGCGAGAAGATGAGCAAGTCCAAGGGCAACCTGGTGCTGGTCTCCAAGCTCCGCGCTGCCGGCGAGGACCCTGCTGCAATCCGCCTGGCCATCCTGGCGCACCACTACCGCTCCGACTGGTCGTGGACGGACGAAGGCTTCGCGGCCGCCAAGGCTGACCTGGCGGCGTGGCGGACCGCACTGGACCACGCTCCCGCAGGATCCGGCGAGGCACTCCTGGCCGAAATGCGTGCAGCGCTGGCGGCAGACCTCAATGCCCCTGCCGCGGTTGCCGCAATCTCGCGCTGGGCACGTTCAGCGAACGACGGCGGTGCTGCCGCCAGCGCAGCTGACAGCGCACTGGCCAAGGACGCGGTGGACGCCCTCCTGGGCATCCGGCTCTGA
- a CDS encoding undecaprenyl-diphosphate phosphatase produces MNWFEAALLGLVQGLTEFLPISSSAHLRIVGEFLPNAEDPGAAFTAITQLGTETAVLIFFWRDIVRIVKAWAGSLTGKVPRQDPDARMGWLVILGSLPIIVLGLLFQDQIESVLRSMWIVATMLIVFGLILAVADATGAQKRDLTHLTYKHGILYGLAQALALIPGVSRSGGTITAGLLMGYTREAAARYSFLLAIPAVFGSGLYQLYKVLTKEGISGPFGLPETALATVIALVVGYVIIGWFLKFVSTRSYRLFVWYRIVLGLALYLLLGFGVISA; encoded by the coding sequence GTGAACTGGTTTGAAGCGGCCCTGCTGGGCCTTGTGCAGGGACTGACCGAATTTCTACCGATTTCATCGAGCGCACACCTGCGGATCGTGGGGGAGTTCCTCCCCAACGCTGAGGACCCGGGGGCCGCCTTCACGGCCATCACCCAGCTCGGTACGGAAACCGCCGTACTGATCTTTTTCTGGCGCGACATCGTCCGCATCGTCAAGGCATGGGCCGGGTCCCTCACGGGCAAGGTGCCGCGGCAGGACCCTGACGCCCGGATGGGCTGGCTGGTGATCCTGGGCAGCCTCCCGATCATCGTGCTGGGACTGCTCTTCCAGGACCAGATCGAATCCGTGCTCCGCAGCATGTGGATCGTGGCCACCATGCTGATCGTCTTCGGCCTGATCCTTGCCGTGGCCGACGCCACCGGCGCCCAGAAGCGGGACCTGACCCACCTGACCTACAAGCACGGCATCCTCTACGGCCTGGCACAGGCCCTGGCGCTGATCCCCGGCGTCTCCCGCTCCGGCGGCACCATCACCGCGGGCCTGCTCATGGGTTACACACGGGAAGCCGCGGCACGGTATTCGTTCCTCCTGGCCATCCCCGCAGTGTTCGGCAGCGGGCTGTACCAGCTCTACAAGGTGCTCACCAAGGAAGGCATTTCCGGACCGTTCGGCCTTCCGGAGACCGCCCTTGCCACCGTGATCGCCCTGGTGGTGGGGTACGTCATCATTGGCTGGTTCCTGAAGTTCGTATCAACGCGCAGCTACCGCCTTTTCGTCTGGTACCGGATCGTCCTGGGCCTGGCGCTGTACCTCCTGCTCGGTTTCGGCGTCATCAGCGCCTAG
- a CDS encoding aldo/keto reductase, giving the protein MQQRYVGNSGLRVSALSLGTRSWGGETDDQDASELLRTFLDAGGRHVDTAASYAGGASEAVLGSLLGDVVSRTEVSISTKAGMTTPDGRRAVDTSRTAMLTGLDASLTRLGTDYVDLWLAEAWDGNVPLDETLGALDFAVRSGRARYAGISNFKGWQAAKAAAVSSVPLVAVQAEYSFLNRSAEAELMPAAEDAGLGVMAWGPLGRGVLTGKYRGTIPAGSRGASVSDAAYVEPYLAEKPSRIVDAVCMAANGLGRTPQDVALSWLLSQHGVATAIVGARTPVQLKEIIDAQLSPLPPQIARALEDVSAAS; this is encoded by the coding sequence ATGCAGCAGCGTTACGTTGGCAACAGTGGTTTGCGAGTTTCGGCCCTCTCCCTGGGCACCCGGTCCTGGGGCGGGGAAACTGACGACCAGGACGCTTCAGAGTTGCTGCGCACCTTCCTTGACGCCGGTGGCCGGCACGTGGACACCGCGGCTTCATATGCGGGCGGCGCTTCAGAGGCAGTCCTTGGTTCCCTGCTGGGTGACGTGGTGTCCCGCACCGAGGTTTCCATCTCCACCAAAGCAGGAATGACGACGCCGGATGGCCGGCGCGCGGTGGACACGTCACGTACGGCGATGCTCACCGGATTGGACGCCAGCCTGACCAGGCTGGGCACCGATTATGTGGACCTCTGGCTTGCCGAGGCGTGGGACGGAAACGTTCCCCTTGACGAGACGCTGGGCGCACTTGACTTCGCGGTCCGGTCCGGGCGGGCCAGGTATGCAGGGATCTCCAACTTCAAGGGCTGGCAGGCCGCGAAGGCGGCAGCCGTCAGCAGTGTCCCGCTGGTGGCGGTCCAAGCCGAATACTCGTTCCTTAACCGGTCGGCTGAGGCTGAGCTGATGCCGGCCGCAGAGGACGCAGGGCTTGGCGTCATGGCATGGGGGCCGCTGGGCCGTGGGGTCCTCACCGGGAAGTACCGGGGCACTATCCCGGCCGGTTCCCGCGGCGCTTCGGTGAGCGACGCCGCATACGTGGAGCCGTACCTTGCGGAGAAGCCGTCGCGGATCGTCGATGCCGTGTGCATGGCCGCCAACGGGCTGGGGCGGACTCCCCAGGACGTGGCGCTTTCGTGGCTGCTGTCGCAGCACGGAGTTGCCACGGCCATCGTCGGCGCCCGCACGCCGGTGCAGTTGAAGGAAATCATCGACGCCCAGCTTTCGCCGCTGCCGCCGCAGATTGCGCGCGCCCTGGAGGACGTTTCGGCAGCGTCCTAG